One genomic window of Oleomonas cavernae includes the following:
- a CDS encoding Nit6803 family nitrilase, with protein sequence MSRVVRAAAVQIAPDIEQPARTLERVCNAIAEAAGKGAQFVVFPETFVPYYPYFSFVHPPVSTGQDHLRLYEHAVTVPGPVTQAVAAAARAHGIVVVLGVNERDYGSLYNAQLIFDADGTLALKRRKITPTFHERMIWGQGDGSGLAVVETAVGRVGALACWEHYNPLARYTLMAQHEEIHASQFPGSMVGPIFGEQMEVTIRHHALESGCFVVNATGWLSEAQIDAITPDPKLQKGLRGGCHTAIVSPEGSHLVPPLTSGEGILVADLDMRLITKRKRMMDSVGHYARPELLSLNHDNRATSPVVTTHNTVIPAKAGIHGGGDTGPSQYSTTVDPGLRRDDGQEDRVRPAEVKAQGRSF encoded by the coding sequence ATGTCACGGGTCGTCAGGGCAGCGGCGGTTCAGATCGCCCCCGATATCGAGCAGCCCGCGCGCACGCTCGAACGGGTCTGCAATGCCATCGCGGAGGCGGCGGGGAAGGGCGCCCAATTCGTGGTCTTCCCCGAGACCTTCGTGCCCTACTACCCTTATTTCTCCTTCGTCCATCCGCCGGTCTCGACAGGCCAGGACCATCTGCGCCTGTACGAGCATGCCGTCACCGTCCCGGGTCCCGTGACCCAGGCGGTGGCGGCCGCGGCCCGCGCCCACGGCATCGTCGTGGTGCTGGGGGTGAACGAGCGCGATTACGGCTCGCTCTACAATGCCCAGCTCATCTTCGATGCCGACGGCACGCTGGCCCTCAAGCGCCGCAAGATCACGCCGACCTTCCACGAACGGATGATCTGGGGCCAGGGCGACGGTTCAGGCCTGGCCGTGGTCGAGACCGCCGTGGGCCGGGTCGGCGCGCTCGCCTGCTGGGAGCATTACAACCCGCTGGCCCGCTACACGCTGATGGCCCAGCACGAGGAAATTCACGCCAGCCAGTTCCCCGGCTCGATGGTCGGGCCGATTTTCGGCGAACAGATGGAGGTGACGATCCGCCATCACGCGCTGGAATCGGGCTGCTTCGTGGTCAATGCCACCGGCTGGCTGAGCGAGGCGCAGATCGACGCGATCACACCCGATCCCAAATTGCAGAAGGGCCTGCGCGGCGGCTGTCACACCGCCATTGTCTCGCCCGAGGGCAGCCACCTGGTGCCGCCGCTGACCTCAGGCGAGGGCATCCTGGTCGCCGACCTCGACATGCGCCTGATCACCAAGCGCAAACGCATGATGGATTCGGTCGGCCACTACGCCCGGCCCGAACTGCTCAGCCTCAACCACGACAACCGTGCCACCAGCCCGGTCGTCACCACTCACAACACCGTCATCCCGGCGAAGGCCGGGATCCACGGCGGGGGCGATACGGGTCCGTCCCAGTACTCCACGACAGTGGATCCCGGCCTTCGCCGGGATGACGGTCAGGAAGATCGTGTCCGCCCTGCCGAGGTCAAGGCCCAAGGCCGTTCGTTTTAA
- a CDS encoding sll0787 family AIR synthase-like protein — protein MSLVDLARHIQDSRGLAHKRDIDAVVSGLGLGAGAIAVGDDCAAIPDGDGFLLLAIEGFINDFVAAEPWFAGYCGVMVNVSDIAAMGGRPTAVVDALWSRDAAHARPLMEGLAAGAAAYGVPIVGGHSNTRNTGEQLSVAILGRAKSLLTSFDARPGEVLLAAIDLRGRYREPHPYWDASSGAPGARLRADIELLPAIAEAGLARAAKDISMAGAVGTALMLLECSGLGADLDPARIPRPEGVALERWLISFPSFGYIFSVAPNKVAAVEARFAQAGIACAAFGTTNASGLVRLSDATGAVPLWDFAASPLIGCGPPREEFARHA, from the coding sequence ATGAGCCTCGTCGACCTCGCCCGCCATATCCAGGACAGCCGCGGCCTGGCCCACAAGCGCGATATCGACGCGGTCGTGTCGGGCCTTGGTCTTGGTGCCGGCGCCATCGCGGTGGGCGACGATTGCGCCGCCATCCCCGATGGCGACGGCTTCCTGCTGCTGGCGATCGAAGGCTTCATCAACGACTTCGTGGCGGCGGAGCCGTGGTTCGCCGGTTACTGCGGCGTCATGGTCAATGTCAGCGACATTGCCGCCATGGGCGGCCGCCCCACCGCCGTGGTCGATGCCCTGTGGAGCCGGGATGCCGCCCATGCCCGCCCCTTGATGGAGGGCCTGGCGGCCGGGGCCGCCGCCTACGGCGTGCCCATCGTCGGCGGCCACAGCAACACCCGCAATACGGGCGAGCAATTGTCGGTGGCGATCCTGGGCCGGGCCAAGTCTCTCCTCACCAGCTTCGATGCGAGGCCCGGCGAGGTACTGCTGGCGGCGATCGACCTGCGCGGCCGCTACCGCGAGCCGCACCCCTATTGGGATGCCAGCAGCGGCGCCCCCGGCGCCCGCCTGCGCGCCGACATCGAACTGCTGCCGGCGATCGCCGAGGCGGGCCTCGCCCGCGCCGCCAAGGATATCAGCATGGCCGGCGCGGTCGGCACCGCCCTGATGCTGCTCGAATGTTCCGGCCTGGGCGCCGATCTCGACCCGGCCCGGATTCCCCGGCCCGAGGGCGTGGCGCTGGAGCGCTGGCTGATCTCCTTCCCCAGCTTCGGCTATATCTTCAGCGTGGCGCCGAACAAGGTTGCTGCCGTAGAGGCGCGCTTCGCCCAGGCGGGCATCGCCTGCGCCGCCTTCGGCACCACCAACGCCAGCGGCCTGGTCCGCCTCAGCGACGCAACCGGTGCGGTTCCCCTGTGGGATTTCGCGGCCTCGCCGCTGATCGGCTGCGGCCCGCCGCGCGAGGAGTTCGCCCGCCATGCCTGA
- a CDS encoding MSMEG_0568 family radical SAM protein, giving the protein MKPTATQSLITELQSFGVRLADPSAGAASRRGGAGPSDHKAMTVEGRTVMVPVHTAGAFASPYVASRPDAEGYSTIARDGVDVGRVSFPLSPRFYALQTFDGIPYSKIAVLHGRDVLATTVLQTCIRYGSRKKTCQFCSIGQSLAAGRTIAHKSPEQLAEVARAAVLLDGVKHMVMTTGTPNATDRGAKILCDSAFAVKAAVDLPIQAQCEPPDDDIWFQRLKAAGVDALGMHLEAVTPEVRARIMPGKASVPISRYLDAFKVAVPVFGRGQVSTYILAGLGDTREAILEISQTLIGLGVYPFVVPFVPISGTPLEDHPAPSPAFMREILAPLGAMLKSAALRSADIKAGCGKCGACSALSSFED; this is encoded by the coding sequence ATGAAACCGACAGCGACCCAATCCCTGATCACCGAATTGCAGTCCTTCGGGGTTCGGCTGGCTGATCCCAGCGCCGGCGCCGCCAGCCGGCGCGGCGGCGCGGGGCCGTCGGATCACAAGGCGATGACGGTCGAGGGCCGCACCGTGATGGTGCCGGTGCATACCGCCGGCGCCTTCGCCTCGCCCTACGTCGCCAGCCGCCCGGACGCGGAGGGTTACAGCACGATCGCGCGCGACGGTGTCGATGTCGGCCGGGTGTCGTTCCCGTTGTCCCCGCGCTTCTATGCCCTGCAGACCTTCGACGGCATTCCCTATTCCAAGATCGCGGTCCTGCACGGCCGTGACGTACTGGCCACCACGGTGCTGCAAACCTGCATCCGCTACGGCAGCCGCAAGAAGACCTGCCAGTTCTGCTCGATCGGGCAGTCGCTGGCGGCCGGCCGGACGATCGCCCACAAGTCGCCGGAGCAACTGGCGGAAGTCGCCCGTGCCGCCGTGTTGCTGGACGGGGTCAAGCACATGGTGATGACCACGGGCACGCCCAATGCCACCGACCGCGGCGCCAAGATCCTGTGCGACAGCGCCTTTGCCGTGAAGGCCGCCGTCGACCTGCCGATCCAGGCCCAGTGCGAGCCGCCCGACGACGACATCTGGTTCCAGCGGTTGAAGGCGGCCGGCGTCGATGCGCTGGGCATGCACCTGGAAGCGGTAACGCCGGAGGTGCGGGCGCGCATCATGCCGGGCAAGGCCAGCGTGCCGATTTCCCGTTACCTGGACGCCTTCAAGGTGGCGGTGCCCGTCTTCGGCCGGGGCCAGGTCTCGACCTATATCCTGGCCGGCCTGGGCGATACCAGGGAAGCGATCCTGGAAATCTCGCAAACCTTGATCGGCCTGGGCGTCTATCCCTTCGTGGTGCCCTTCGTGCCGATCTCGGGCACGCCGCTGGAAGATCATCCCGCCCCGTCGCCGGCCTTCATGCGCGAGATCCTGGCGCCCCTGGGCGCCATGCTGAAATCCGCCGCGCTGCGCTCGGCCGACATCAAGGCCGGCTGCGGCAAGTGCGGGGCCTGTTCCGCCCTCTCCAGCTTCGAGGATTAG
- a CDS encoding MSMEG_0572/Sll0783 family nitrogen starvation response protein, with product MPAVTKPAHQKGDFFVDYEQKLFEDVKAKPGEKALVTFHTVAFEGSIGLVNLLQATRLLRKGFETSVLLYGPGVTLGVQRGFPTLGDEAFPGHLAMNNQVVKFMGEGGKVFACRFALQALYGHGEPSLIPGITPISPLDVLDLILLHRADGAFILNTWTL from the coding sequence ATGCCTGCCGTTACCAAGCCAGCCCACCAGAAGGGCGACTTCTTCGTCGACTACGAGCAGAAGCTGTTCGAGGACGTGAAGGCCAAGCCGGGCGAAAAGGCCCTGGTCACCTTCCACACCGTGGCCTTCGAAGGCTCGATCGGCCTCGTCAACCTGCTCCAGGCCACCCGCCTGCTGCGCAAGGGCTTCGAGACCTCGGTCCTGCTCTATGGCCCGGGTGTGACCCTTGGCGTGCAACGCGGCTTCCCCACCCTGGGCGACGAGGCCTTCCCCGGCCACCTGGCGATGAACAACCAGGTGGTCAAGTTCATGGGCGAGGGCGGCAAGGTCTTCGCCTGCCGCTTCGCGCTCCAGGCGCTCTACGGCCACGGCGAGCCCTCGCTGATCCCGGGCATCACCCCGATCAGCCCGCTCGACGTGCTGGACCTGATCCTGCTGCACCGGGCCGATGGCGCCTTCATCCTGAACACCTGGACGCTTTGA
- a CDS encoding RrF2 family transcriptional regulator, which yields MSMLSNKGKYGIKALVHLARLPAGETAQGVDIAQANQIPKKFLDGILVDLRKTGLVNSKKGPRGGYSLGQPAYQIRLGDVVRTLDGPLAPIACASKSSFKACDDCPDVYTCGVRALMLQVRDAIASVLDKTTLADLRDGTGGSTVDNLMYHI from the coding sequence ATGTCGATGTTGAGCAACAAGGGCAAATACGGCATCAAGGCCCTGGTCCATCTGGCCCGCCTGCCCGCGGGTGAAACGGCGCAGGGGGTGGATATCGCCCAGGCCAACCAGATCCCCAAGAAATTCCTCGACGGCATCCTGGTCGACCTGCGCAAGACCGGCTTGGTCAACAGCAAGAAGGGCCCGCGCGGCGGCTACTCCCTGGGCCAGCCCGCCTACCAGATCCGCTTAGGCGACGTGGTGCGCACGCTGGACGGGCCGCTGGCCCCCATCGCCTGCGCCAGCAAATCGTCCTTCAAGGCCTGCGACGATTGCCCCGACGTCTATACCTGCGGCGTGCGCGCCCTGATGCTGCAGGTGCGCGATGCCATCGCCAGCGTGCTGGACAAAACCACCCTGGCCGATCTGCGCGACGGCACCGGCGGCTCCACCGTCGACAACCTGATGTACCACATCTAA
- a CDS encoding ABC transporter permease: MSIAAVSRPASPWPLLLVGTAFLVLVIGLQQAEPVFHWWFPELDRPMYTRATFLELTLSHAGLVAVSSLVVVGAGIAIGTFVTRPAGQEFRGVVDTVTAVGQTLPPSAVLAICVPIAGYGAVPTLIALSLYGLLPVVDSTIAGLRSVSDGVKDSADGLGLTPLGRLLQVELPLAAPIILTGVRTSVVINIGTATIGSTVGALTLGSPIIEGLAGSNPAYVLQGAIVVGLFAILVDLVFERLDRRLQRRLPPQG; encoded by the coding sequence ATGAGCATCGCCGCCGTGTCCCGGCCGGCATCGCCCTGGCCGCTGCTGCTGGTGGGCACGGCCTTCCTGGTGCTGGTCATCGGCCTGCAGCAGGCCGAGCCGGTGTTCCACTGGTGGTTCCCCGAGCTGGACCGGCCGATGTACACAAGGGCGACGTTCCTGGAACTGACCCTGTCCCATGCCGGCCTGGTCGCCGTCTCCAGCCTGGTCGTGGTCGGCGCCGGCATCGCCATCGGCACCTTCGTCACGCGGCCCGCCGGCCAGGAATTCCGCGGCGTGGTCGACACCGTCACCGCCGTGGGGCAGACCCTGCCGCCGTCGGCGGTGCTGGCGATCTGCGTGCCCATCGCCGGCTATGGCGCCGTGCCCACCTTGATCGCGCTCAGCCTCTACGGCCTGCTGCCGGTGGTGGACAGCACCATCGCCGGGCTGCGCTCCGTCTCCGACGGGGTGAAGGACAGTGCGGACGGCTTGGGGCTGACCCCGCTGGGCCGCCTGCTCCAGGTCGAATTGCCGCTGGCCGCGCCCATCATCCTGACCGGGGTGCGCACCTCGGTGGTGATCAATATCGGCACCGCCACCATCGGCTCGACGGTGGGGGCGCTCACCCTGGGCTCGCCGATCATCGAGGGGCTGGCCGGGTCCAACCCCGCCTATGTCCTGCAAGGGGCGATCGTGGTCGGCCTGTTCGCCATCCTGGTCGACCTTGTCTTCGAGCGGCTGGACCGCCGTCTCCAACGCCGCCTGCCACCCCAAGGCTGA
- a CDS encoding aminotransferase-like domain-containing protein — MGRKLVGWIPQIGKSIGPHYQAIADAIEADIRIGRLAPADRLPPQRVLAQQLGLNFTTVARAYVEAQRRGLIESRVGAGSFVRGEATASPKPARRRDLVDLTMNLPPEPEDPVLLERMRLGLEEIGTNLTALLRYQGFGGAPADKDAAVTWLARHHRLEVPRDRVLVCPGAHSALLATLSVLAKAGDVVCCEDLTYPGIRALTAQLGLQLVGLAQDGEGISADAFEEACRRHAPKALYCNPTLLNPTTATISARRRAALIAVARRHGVKIIEDDAYGSVPVAPPPPFAALAPDITYYVAGLAKCLGAGLRVAYLAAPDNRSVWPLAASLRAATVMASPITVAIASHWIIEGIAEDVLAAIRQESRARQGLVREILPAGSYLTDPEAFHLWVSLPTPWSRSSFADHMRSSGMGVVVSDAFAVSRPPPEAVRVCLGGVVGRQETRHALEFLADALAHPSPAVASGII, encoded by the coding sequence ATGGGGCGCAAACTGGTCGGCTGGATCCCGCAGATCGGCAAGAGCATCGGGCCGCACTACCAGGCCATCGCCGACGCGATCGAGGCCGACATCCGCATCGGCCGCCTGGCCCCGGCCGACCGCCTGCCGCCGCAGCGGGTCCTGGCCCAGCAACTGGGCCTGAACTTCACCACCGTCGCCCGCGCCTATGTCGAGGCGCAGCGCCGGGGCCTGATCGAGTCCCGCGTCGGCGCCGGCAGCTTCGTGCGCGGCGAGGCGACCGCCAGCCCCAAGCCCGCCCGCCGCCGCGACCTGGTCGACCTGACCATGAACCTGCCGCCCGAGCCCGAAGACCCGGTGCTGCTGGAGCGCATGCGCCTGGGGCTGGAGGAGATCGGCACCAACCTGACCGCGCTGCTGCGCTACCAGGGTTTCGGCGGCGCGCCGGCGGACAAGGACGCGGCGGTGACCTGGCTTGCCCGGCATCATCGCCTGGAGGTGCCGCGCGACCGGGTGCTGGTCTGCCCCGGCGCCCACAGCGCCCTGCTGGCAACCTTAAGCGTGCTTGCCAAGGCGGGCGACGTGGTCTGCTGCGAGGACCTGACCTATCCCGGCATCCGCGCGCTCACCGCGCAACTGGGGCTGCAACTGGTGGGCCTGGCCCAGGACGGCGAGGGCATCAGCGCCGATGCCTTCGAGGAGGCGTGCCGGCGCCATGCCCCCAAGGCGCTCTATTGTAACCCCACCCTGCTCAACCCGACCACGGCGACGATCTCGGCGCGCCGGCGCGCGGCGCTGATCGCGGTGGCCCGCCGGCATGGCGTGAAGATCATCGAGGACGATGCCTATGGCAGCGTGCCGGTGGCCCCGCCCCCGCCGTTCGCTGCCCTGGCCCCCGATATCACCTATTACGTGGCGGGCCTCGCCAAGTGCCTGGGTGCGGGCCTGCGCGTCGCCTATCTGGCGGCACCGGACAATCGCAGCGTCTGGCCCCTGGCCGCGTCCCTGCGCGCCGCCACCGTCATGGCCTCGCCGATCACGGTGGCGATCGCCAGCCACTGGATCATCGAAGGGATAGCCGAGGATGTGCTGGCCGCGATCCGCCAGGAGTCGCGCGCCCGCCAGGGCCTGGTGCGCGAGATCCTGCCGGCCGGCAGCTACCTGACCGACCCGGAAGCCTTCCACCTCTGGGTTTCCCTGCCCACACCCTGGAGCCGCTCGAGCTTTGCCGATCACATGCGCTCATCCGGCATGGGCGTGGTGGTGAGCGACGCCTTCGCCGTCTCCCGCCCGCCGCCCGAAGCCGTGCGCGTCTGCCTGGGCGGCGTCGTCGGCCGCCAGGAGACGAGGCACGCGCTGGAATTCCTGGCCGACGCGCTCGCCCACCCCTCGCCCGCGGTGGCGTCGGGGATTATTTGA
- a CDS encoding DmpA family aminopeptidase has protein sequence MTADSHLTSPNGRKRGRGLNIPFRGTPGPDNAITDVPGVTVGFTTLIDENAPIRTGVTAILPRPAGDLLHPVWAGVFSMNGNGELTGSHWVRDGGWFTGPITITNTLSVGVAHHATIRWMLSRFRDEITRSLWLLPVVGETYDGWLNDIEGLHVTEGDVIAALEAARGGPVAEGNVGGGTGMIAYEYKGGTGTASRRASVRAGTFTVGALVQANHGRGPWLEICGVRVGEKLPPRPIWTRETGSIIVILATDAPLLPSQLERLARRAAIGIGRNGTPSGNSSGDIFLAFSTANDPGPLPEPPLLRLEAVTNDDLDALYLAVVESVEEAVVNAMLAAQTMTGRDGRVVPALDPERVAALFAEN, from the coding sequence ATGACCGCCGACAGCCACCTGACCAGTCCCAACGGGCGCAAGCGTGGCCGGGGCCTGAATATCCCCTTCCGCGGCACCCCCGGGCCGGACAATGCCATCACCGATGTGCCCGGCGTGACCGTGGGCTTCACCACCCTGATCGACGAGAACGCGCCCATCCGCACCGGCGTCACCGCGATCCTGCCGCGCCCGGCCGGCGACCTGCTGCACCCGGTCTGGGCGGGCGTCTTTTCGATGAACGGCAATGGCGAACTGACGGGCTCGCACTGGGTGCGTGACGGCGGCTGGTTCACCGGGCCGATCACCATCACCAACACCCTGTCGGTGGGCGTCGCCCATCACGCCACCATCCGCTGGATGCTGTCGCGGTTCCGCGACGAGATCACCCGCTCGCTCTGGCTCCTGCCCGTGGTGGGGGAGACCTATGACGGCTGGCTGAACGACATCGAAGGCCTGCATGTGACCGAGGGCGATGTCATCGCCGCCCTCGAGGCGGCCAGGGGCGGCCCGGTGGCGGAGGGCAATGTCGGCGGCGGCACCGGCATGATCGCCTATGAATACAAGGGTGGCACCGGCACCGCCTCGCGCCGGGCCAGCGTGCGCGCCGGCACCTTTACCGTGGGGGCCCTGGTCCAGGCCAACCACGGCCGCGGCCCCTGGCTGGAGATCTGCGGGGTGCGGGTGGGCGAGAAGCTGCCGCCCCGGCCGATCTGGACCCGCGAGACCGGCTCGATCATCGTGATCCTGGCCACCGATGCGCCCTTGCTGCCCTCGCAGCTCGAGCGCCTGGCCCGCCGTGCCGCCATCGGCATCGGCCGCAACGGCACGCCCTCGGGCAATTCATCCGGCGACATCTTCCTGGCCTTTTCGACCGCCAATGATCCCGGTCCCTTGCCCGAGCCACCGCTGCTGCGCTTGGAGGCCGTCACCAACGACGATCTCGACGCGCTCTACCTGGCGGTGGTCGAAAGCGTCGAGGAGGCGGTGGTCAACGCCATGCTGGCGGCGCAAACCATGACCGGCCGCGACGGCCGGGTGGTGCCGGCGCTCGATCCCGAGCGGGTGGCCGCGCTGTTTGCAGAAAATTAA
- a CDS encoding MSMEG_0567/Sll0786 family nitrogen starvation N-acetyltransferase, which translates to MLFEPVLPYLAGECTVKFATADWERAGAMALRAQVFCREQRIFEGDDRDATDARAITLVALAPIFGVPDHVVGTVRIHEDAPGVWAGSRLAVDLSYRRMGAIGTGLIRLAVSSAHARGCHRFLAQVQARNAELFHRLHWRTLEEITLHGLPHHFMEADLDHYPPFGAGETGFVTMIRRAA; encoded by the coding sequence ATGCTGTTCGAGCCGGTCCTGCCCTACCTCGCCGGCGAATGCACGGTGAAATTCGCCACCGCGGATTGGGAGCGGGCAGGGGCCATGGCCCTGCGGGCCCAAGTGTTCTGCCGCGAACAGCGCATCTTCGAGGGGGACGACCGCGACGCGACCGACGCCCGCGCCATCACCCTGGTGGCGCTGGCCCCGATCTTCGGCGTGCCCGACCATGTGGTGGGGACCGTGCGCATTCACGAAGACGCACCCGGCGTCTGGGCCGGTTCGCGCCTGGCGGTCGATCTCAGCTATCGCCGCATGGGCGCCATCGGCACCGGCCTGATCCGGCTGGCAGTGTCCTCCGCCCATGCCCGCGGCTGCCACCGCTTCCTGGCCCAGGTCCAGGCGCGCAATGCCGAGCTGTTTCACCGCCTGCACTGGCGCACCCTGGAGGAGATCACCCTCCACGGCCTGCCCCATCATTTCATGGAAGCCGACCTCGACCATTACCCGCCCTTCGGCGCGGGCGAGACCGGCTTCGTTACCATGATCCGGCGGGCGGCATGA
- a CDS encoding ABC transporter ATP-binding protein codes for MIELSGVTKHFGDRAAVDQVSLNVARGEICALVGTSGSGKSTTLRMINRLIEKDAGTIRIDGVDVDSQPVVELRRRIGYVIQSIGLFPHWSVARNVATVPALLGWPAAKANARVDELLALVGLDPAIYRDRSPHQLSGGQQQRVGFARALAADPDVLLMDEPFGAVDPVTRDSLQSELLRIHAATAKTIVLVTHDIDEAIRLASQIAVMDLGRIVQQGRPRDLLANPADGFVREFVGGTRRGLRLLKVSAVGDLVQAGPVPDGVPVPASTALDDALAQMIAQSRTALAVADDNGAVLGIVRLEDLVLRAAA; via the coding sequence ATGATCGAATTGTCCGGCGTGACCAAGCACTTCGGCGACCGCGCCGCGGTCGACCAGGTGTCGCTCAACGTCGCCCGGGGCGAGATCTGCGCCCTGGTCGGCACCTCGGGCAGCGGCAAGTCCACCACCCTGCGCATGATCAACCGCCTGATCGAGAAGGACGCGGGCACCATCCGCATCGACGGCGTCGATGTCGACAGCCAGCCGGTAGTCGAACTGCGCCGGCGCATCGGCTATGTCATCCAGTCGATCGGCCTGTTCCCGCACTGGAGCGTGGCGCGCAATGTCGCGACCGTGCCCGCCCTGCTGGGCTGGCCCGCGGCCAAAGCCAACGCAAGGGTGGATGAGTTGCTGGCCCTGGTCGGCCTCGATCCCGCGATCTACCGCGATCGCTCGCCCCATCAGCTTTCGGGCGGGCAGCAGCAGCGGGTGGGCTTTGCCCGGGCGCTCGCCGCCGATCCCGACGTGCTGCTGATGGACGAGCCTTTCGGCGCCGTCGATCCGGTCACCCGCGACAGCCTGCAAAGCGAATTGCTGCGCATCCATGCCGCCACCGCCAAGACCATCGTCCTGGTCACCCACGACATCGACGAGGCGATCCGCCTCGCCAGCCAGATCGCGGTGATGGATCTCGGCCGGATCGTCCAGCAGGGCCGCCCGCGCGACCTCCTCGCCAACCCGGCCGACGGCTTCGTGCGCGAATTCGTCGGCGGCACCAGGCGCGGCCTGCGGCTGCTCAAGGTCTCCGCCGTCGGCGACCTGGTGCAGGCCGGGCCGGTGCCCGACGGCGTCCCCGTGCCAGCCTCCACCGCGCTCGACGATGCCCTGGCCCAGATGATCGCCCAAAGCCGCACCGCCCTGGCGGTGGCCGATGACAACGGTGCCGTGCTGGGCATCGTCCGGCTCGAGGACCTGGTCCTGAGGGCGGCGGCATGA
- a CDS encoding DNA alkylation repair protein, with product MSSDQTQAVVDWLKSQGTKAARDGMARFAIPSDRAFGVSVGTMRKEARRLGRDHDLAQALWGTGWYEARMMAIFLAEPAWVTPAQMERWAGDFDNWAVCDTACFHLWDHTAHAWAKAEQWADRPEEFVRRAAFALIWALSVHDRKAADAPFVQGLARIEAAATDERNFVKKAVNMALRAIGKRNPALNAAAVASARRLAASTDTTARWVGKDALRELTGAAVTKRLAAR from the coding sequence ATGAGCAGCGACCAGACCCAAGCCGTCGTCGATTGGCTCAAAAGCCAGGGCACCAAGGCCGCGCGCGACGGCATGGCGCGCTTTGCCATCCCGTCCGACAGGGCCTTCGGGGTTTCCGTCGGGACCATGCGGAAAGAGGCCAGGCGGCTGGGGCGCGATCACGATCTTGCCCAGGCGCTGTGGGGAACAGGCTGGTACGAGGCGCGCATGATGGCGATCTTCCTCGCCGAGCCGGCATGGGTCACACCGGCGCAGATGGAGCGCTGGGCCGGCGATTTCGACAATTGGGCGGTCTGCGACACCGCCTGCTTTCACCTGTGGGACCATACGGCCCATGCCTGGGCCAAGGCCGAGCAATGGGCGGACCGGCCCGAGGAATTCGTCAGGCGCGCGGCTTTCGCCCTGATCTGGGCATTGAGCGTGCACGACAGGAAGGCTGCCGACGCGCCCTTCGTCCAGGGCCTGGCCCGCATCGAGGCCGCAGCGACCGACGAGCGCAATTTCGTCAAGAAAGCCGTCAACATGGCCCTGCGCGCCATCGGCAAGCGCAACCCGGCACTCAATGCCGCGGCGGTGGCGTCGGCACGGCGGCTGGCAGCGTCGACGGATACCACGGCACGCTGGGTGGGCAAGGATGCCCTGCGGGAGTTGACCGGTGCCGCCGTGACCAAGCGGCTGGCGGCGCGCTAG